The stretch of DNA ATCTACCTCCCACTTTCTCTCCACTGCAATGAACTCCAGAATGTGAAATCCCCAACCAAAGATTGGTAGTTTCATCAAGCTGTTTTTGAGAATGTACTTTATGAATCCCAGTGACCCTTTTCTGAGTGCAAGATCCCACAAGTACATCCAATCAACCTCGGTTCTGTGATTAGCAATAAGCAGAACACGTTCCTTCATTGGAACACTGTCCCCAGAAAAGACAACTTTGGTTTTGTTAATCTTTTCAAACAGAGATGGCCACAGAGATAACCAAAGTCCAAAGAGGAATGACACTGTCTTCCTACTATAATGTATGCTGAAAAGCCGCAATACTACAACTGCTACTGGCACAAAATACACCAAACACGTAAAAGCTGTAGAAAGAAATACCACTAAACATATCACACCCCTCAACAACCTAAGAGGGGTCAAGGGTCTGTGCTTTAATCTATTTTCAGATTTCACTGGCCCGCAATCTTCCATCTTCAAGAAACTCTTGCAAAAACTTTCCTTCTGCAATAATGTACTGTGCTGTTATTTGACAATATCCAATTCTGGACAAGTATGCTAACATCAATGGTATCAGACAAAAATGTTTATCAACAACCATAAGATcatttaatacttaattttcaACTAGAAGTATTCATTAAATGTTCTGTAACCAGGGAAGTACAGTGTTCAGTATTTTCAATTACTGTGTAGAAGTTGAATTTGGATTCTGGGTCATTCTTTGgatgtgtttttaaaatatggGTAGACACTAATTTttgatcttttaaaatatattaaaagaaattttagtATACTAGCATGTTAGAATCTGGACTCTGAGTTACATACACATGAGTTGAAAAAGTTGCTTTCAGCAGACAATCCTAAATCCCAAAGTAGCATAGTAATAAGACAGTGAGTACCAATACATTTAAATTGCAAGAAGATGGATTGTACAGTAGCATGAAATCTCTGAcacaataaatttcaatatgtAAGAGAAGATGAAATATGCCAAACCACCAAAATGTTCAAGGGTACCCTAATGTAGCAACTGACTTAATGATAAGTGTTTCTTCTGAATCAGAACAAAGTTTTTctgatttcatttaatttacaCTTTTAATTGCAAAAGTACTCTGCAAATTACATAAAGAAATTATGAAAGCAACTTTCACTGTTTCTTATACATATTatggaaacaaaaataaaatgaaatcaaGGTAAATACGGAAAGCATTTTCTAAAACCAAATGCTATTACCAAGGTTTTAGAAAAGTTCTTCCACACAATTTTAGATGCAGCATCAAGGTTTTTTATACTTGGACATCTACAATTGTGGGCACAAAAGTCACATTTTGTAATTTTCCGAAATATCAAGAATTGTAATGAAACAATCACAATTTAAAACCTTTCTTTTGCACAAGaatttgttgttctttttttaTGCAATCCTGTTCGAAACATGATTGAACAATAAATGCAAACACCTCTATCATCAGACATTCAAGTCCTTGGTCACTGTGTTATGAGACACTAACCTCAACCCTGGTTGGTATCTGGTATAAAAACTGAGGACAAAAAACACAGCAAGGCAAAAAACATATAGAGAGAAACACTTCTGAAATAGCAGGGGATTGTTGAAATTTGAAACTTTCAACACTTCTCTGCGATGAACttgaaattttcaaaacttctCTCCCAATAAATCTCCCAAAACCATCTTTGAATCTCAATGTTGAACCAGAGAAGGCAATTCCAAACCTACTTAGCACACCAATTTCCCTGGCTAAACACCCCAACCCCATTTCCGATCAAAGAACAACAACTCCCCATCTAACAACCACAAGTTATTGGCGAATGAATAAATACGTTTCGAATCCAAAACCCTGTTTCCCAGAGTACATAACAAAAGCTAaaccaataaaaacaaaaagcatATTTTTGAGAATATTCCAAAATTCTAAAACTCCCCCTATCTTTGAATCCAACCACGATAAAAATTCCTcagagaaacaaagaaaaaaacaaacacGGAATTGAGATTCCATAAAGGGGAGATAATTAAGACGCAAAGAAAAGAGAACCCAGAAGGGAAGACGTAAACTTGAAAAGTGGGTTGACTTAAAAAACTCACCTTGCGTGGAGATATTGTGAGAGCTCGTGTTTTGCTCTGTTTTTCTTGTTATTGGTGAGTTGAAGAAGAATGAATGAAACAGGGATTATGAATCTGAGAAATAAAATTGGGCTGGGGAAAATTCAGCAGCGGTGCTGTTCAGGGAGACCTACTGTGCAGCTTCGTTGTAGAACAGTGAAAAGAGATTTGGGTCCACTTTCAGATCCCAATGCTGTTCTTTCAGAGTTTGGATTGTCATTACATTACTCTGTCTTCTAACCTTATCTGTTCCTTCATTTAACCTTATTCTACCAACTTGcactttcatttaattaatgcaattaatgctttttaatttacattatcACAAAAACGTGTTTACTAAATTGTACATATTGTATTTGAAAATACCAAATCAACAAAACTTGTACTATTAAAGTAATGAATGATCGATTCAGATctgtgaaaaaagaaaaaaaactaaatctttTAGTTAGatgaagtttaaaataaaattgttttttggcataaaaatattaaaaatgattatttgttGTCACCCTTTTGATCCATCCACCAACCGCATTGGTTTGGCGTTTctagaagagaaagaaacagGGCTTATGATTATTTGGGgaatgttgttattgttgttgctGGCGAATCATTCGAGGAACATCCTTAATTCTGCTTTTCATGTTTCCCATGGCGTGAAGAACAATTTGTGCACAAAACTTTACTGTGTTCTGTCTATACTGTAACATTACGTTCAACTTTCTTACGTGTTTGATAAATATTACACAGTTAAGGTAAACCAAAGTGTAATAAAATCTTGGGTATTGATTgatatattgttaaataaaaagagtTATGTTTTGtatgtcaaatataaaattttaattaataatgttaGAGATGTGCTCTagatttatgattaaaataagttatataaatCGATGAAAATCTTATTCTAGGATATGATTTTATTAGTTGAGTTacgtttaatatttatttttatatgatgatATTAGAATATATAAGAATTTATCTTGCTAtggtttatatttatttttgtaaaatgatattagaatatatatatgaatttttcttactactatttcttaaataatttgcTTTCAAGATAACAATATCTTTTCAAGGGcgaattttctttttgtcataTGATATATTTCTCTTCATGTGTATGAGTAACTcggtttttttgtattttagggtctttttcaattcaaatttgtaaaaatgggtctctgactttttttttgtaataatatagGGACAAGTCGTCGGGAGACAGGACGACATTATAAGTGAAATCGTCCTGTCTCCTACcggtttctaatttttttaaaaaaaaaaacaaagtcgtTCTTATACAAGACGATTTCGTTCAgta from Vigna unguiculata cultivar IT97K-499-35 chromosome 8, ASM411807v1, whole genome shotgun sequence encodes:
- the LOC114195479 gene encoding probable 1-acyl-sn-glycerol-3-phosphate acyltransferase 4 isoform X1 codes for the protein MGLGCLAREIGVLSRFGIAFSGSTLRFKDGFGRFIGREVLKISSSSQRSVESFKFQQSPAISEVFLSICFLPCCVFCPQFLYQIPTRVEKESFCKSFLKMEDCGPVKSENRLKHRPLTPLRLLRGVICLVVFLSTAFTCLVYFVPVAVVVLRLFSIHYSRKTVSFLFGLWLSLWPSLFEKINKTKVVFSGDSVPMKERVLLIANHRTEVDWMYLWDLALRKGSLGFIKYILKNSLMKLPIFGWGFHILEFIAVERKWEVDEQILHQKLSTLKDPKDPLWLALFPEGTDYTDQKSKNSQKFAAETGLPVLKNVLLPKTKGFHACLEALRGSLDAVYDVTIAYKNQCPSFLDNVFGVDPSEVHMHVRRIPVEEIPGSETKASSWLIEKFQKKDQLLSDFKIHGHFPDEQNENEISTFKSLLSFTAIVSFTAIFIYFTLFSVVWFKVYVALSCAYLALATRFNFQLMPLSYYVHALHNSKKQNSE